GTAAAGCTCTTTAAGCAGTGTGACATCATTTGCTCCATCAGCATCACGTGCTCTCCGAGCTAAACTGCCAACATAACTTGACAGGCTCCTTCGTTGCACACCCAAAAGTCTACTCTCTGCAGacaaaaagaaaacccatgatGAACAAGTACTCGAAAAAAAGACCAACACCTAAAATAAAACTGAAGCAACAGCTGCAAATATGCATGGATTGCTTTGTAGCAGAACGTGTTTAATCCAAGGGTTGAGAATCAGAGGCCACATGTGGCCAGAAAGACAAACAAAAAGACGGGGCAGCGAGTCACAGCTGTGAGGACTTTGTGCAAGACTAGCTGACAACAATGCAAACATAAACAATGCCAACATAAATACCAATTACTAGTTAAAAAGTATAACATTTCAGAGATTTCATTACAAATCTATCTGACAGCCCCCAGGTTTGCCGACCTTGGGAAATAGCAAACCTTCCAAACATCAATATGTCTATACTCAGGAAAAGACTCCATGCTCGAGTTAAATAAAAGTTCAAGGAGCAATCAAATAAGTGTTAGGCCACACAAAATAAACCATGATGTGTAAAAATCGAATTCTTTAATTATGACAAATGCTGCGAGGCATCAAATAAGACTAGAGTAATACTAGTTGTTCAATGACTAAGATTAGCAAAAGGGATCCAAAAACAGACTTAggaactaaaaataaaacaatgcCCACTAAGCCATTCATTCCTTTTCCCAATTTTGAGGTAATACCTATATTCCCAATTACCCAGCACCATTTAATTACAAGGGATTGACTCTCCAACTCCTTTGCCAAAAGGTGCAATCCTGACTGCTTATAATTTGCAATGGGGTTAAGCAGCATAGTTCAGGTCCATTTAACACGACGAGTCAGTATGCATCTTAATATTGTGACAATGACCGATAATTTTCCTCCAATGTCACCCGGATACTTCATGGGTGGTATAACAGGCCCAATCCTTCCTCCATTTCTACTATTTTTATATTGAATACCTTGATATTGTATCCCTGAGCCACATATTGGTGAAGACTGCATAGCAAAGAATTTTCACCAGTAATCTTTGCAAGAACACAACCCATCCATGAAATGATGGAAACGGCGGCCATCCCTCACAATAACTTCACGTTTTGTCATCTTAGAGAAAAACTTGGTCCAGTTATGACAATCACCACACACTCGAAGATTCTTTATTACCCTGATGGGCATATTGGAAGGTAGTTTAGAATGTCCAAATGCAATTGCAAGCTTCTCACTGTGCCCATATAATAtctgcttcttctcctcctcgtCTACATCTTGCAATACAAAACTCTTGTCAGGTATGTAGCCCTCAATCTCCATTCGTAGAACCAAATCCTTAAGGATTTCATATACTTCATTCAAACCCAGATGGGAGGTATTCCCAGCCGAGAACATATAAACCATCTTATGCACCTCAATCAAGCTTTGGCCTGTGCTTTTCTTTAAACCTTTTGACCTTGCTAACCATCTCACTTTTGCAGAATCCTCCCATCTTCCACATGCCGCATAGATATTGGAGAGCAGCATGTAACTCCCAGTAGTCTCTGACTTGAGGCTGAATATCCGAGAGGCAATCTCTTCAGCCACCTCTGTATTTCTATACATCCTGCATGAGTTCAACAATGCACCCCAAACACATTCATTGGGTTCCATTGGCATCATTTTCACAATCTCACTTGCCTCTTGCAGTTGGCCACCCCGTCCAAGAAGGTCAACCATACAAGCATAATGCTCCATTTTAGGTCGAACCTTGAACTCCCTGATCATCTGATCAAAAAGCTCACGGCCCTCATTGACGAGACCTGCATGGCTACATGCCGACAAAAGAGCAACAAAAGTTATCCCATCAGGCTTCATTCTGGCTCTAACCATCTCACTGAAAGTACTTAGAGCATCTTCCCCAAAACCATGCATTCCATACCCCAAAATCATTGTGTTCCAAGAAATTAAATCTCTACTTTTTATCCAATCAAATACTAGACGACCCTGTTTCAGACTCCCACACTTTGTGTACATATTAACCAATCCGTTTCCTACCAAAATGTTTTTATCCATCAGTGCTCTAACGACATGGCCATGGATCTCCCTTCCAAGATGCAATGCTGCTACCTCAGCACACACTGATAAAATACTGGCAACTGTGACTGAATTGGGCTTCACATTAACATGCTGCATTTGCCGAAAGAATTCTAGGGATTTGTCAGCCTGCCCCTTGGAAGAAAACCCACCAATCAGTGCACTCCAAGTTACCACATCAGGTCTCATCAACTGGTCTTTTGTATTCTCCAACTGTGAGAAAAACATAGAAGCTTCATCACAGAATCCAGCATCAGCAAAGGAGGAAATTAATGCATTCCAACTCACCAAGTTCTTGATTTTAATCTCTGAAAATAGCTTCTTTGCAGCCTCAGTATTTCCATGTTTACCGTAGACACATATAAGGGAGTTCTTCACAAACACATAATCTTCAAAACCACCCCTAATGACATATCCATGGATCTCCTTGCCCTGACTAAATGCATCAAAATATGCACAAACAGACAAAACAACAGCAACTGCTTCTGCAGTAGCACCATTCTTTCTCATTCTCATatcaccaaataaccccaaaacttCCCCATGCATCCCACATCGAGCATGGGCCGACAATAGCGATGTCCATGTCACGAGATTAGGCTCCAATCCTTCCTCTTCCATCATTCCAATTATCTCAAGAGCACCATCACAATCAATATTCAAAGCAAAACCTGAAACCATAGTATTCCAAGAAGTAGAACTCTTGTGAGGCATCCTATCAAACAACTTCCGTGCAAAGCACATCTGCCCAATCTTTGCATACATCCCCATCAGTTCATTTGCAACATGAAGATGAAACTGGAAACCCGACAAAACAACATGAGCATGCATGATCTTGCACAATTTTGAGTTCCCCAAGGAAGCACAAGCTCTTACAACTAAAGGGAAAGTGAAACCATCTGGGAAAATTCCCAGGTTACACATTTGAAGGTAAAGTCTAAGGGACTCCTCAGAGTGCCCATGAGAGAGGTTTGTTCTCAAGATGGAATTCCAAAGTAATATATTAAAACTGCACTCAACAGGAACACTACAAAAGACTGTTCTAGCATCAGCAACAAGCCCAAAGCGGCTGTAAATCGATATAAGTCTTGCAGCCAGAAATGCGAAACGATACGCTCCACTGAGAATGATTTGTGCATGAATCTGTTTGGACTCTTCAACTGTTGTACACTGCTTGAGAAATCGATCAAATGAATCAagaatgttgttgttgttgttgatggtggtggtggtgctgctgtAAAGAATTTCGTCTATTTGGCTTACCAGGGTCCTATATACTGctgaaggagatcaaacaaATTCATTTACTACAATCTCAGTATCACTATATGCTGCATATTAAGCAGTATCTTAGACTACACGGCTACATTATAAGCAAATCTCAGCATCTAAAGAAATCCGACTATAAGTTTGAACAAGTTAAAACTTGAGTGAGTAGAGGACATCTGAAGCATGACATGAGAAATTTAAACATGAACTCATAACCTCATAAAAGAAGCACTTGCACGAAAATAAAGCTAGGCTACAACACCAAATACAAATGTTACATTTTGAACCTGAGAAAAGATAAACACCTCACAACAATAGTATCTTGAAGATAATCAAACAAAGTTAAAATTCTAAGTGCATGCTATGAGGAAGGTAGGTATAATATACAATCGTTGTAGCATACATGTGAATGATATAAGCATACCTCCACTGACTGGAAAAttttggagagggagaagaggtcGAATATAGAACTCCTTAATTTGCCTCAACTCTGAATGCTGTCTTGAGACCTGTTGCAGTAAACACAATATTCAATTAAGATTGACCAACAAAATACCACCACAAATCAGAGATATAGACTGATTACACAAAATATAAGGACCATGACGCAAAGAACCAGTGATTTTAGGAATTGCTGAATTCCAACTCTCTCTAGGAATCCTAGTCTCACTAGGAATCTTATTCCTAGTCTACTATGGAGTTCTATTCAAGTAGAGTTCTGTTTCTGGtttctttcctattttgacTGCTTATATGTCCTAGTtcaggctggattaggattctataagtccaggtcctatttggtttggttttctaTATTAAGTCAAGTCTTacataaaccaaatgtatgttttgattgtttcaaatttttgatagcttgcttcttcaattctgttgtcttctagttctgtgctgatttttgatgacttgatgtggcttagtattgatttttgatgacatAATGTGActttatgttattttttatgacttgatgtggcttaatattgatttttgatgacttgaggtgaTTTAATGTTGCTTTTTGATAATttgaggaggcttaatgttgatttttgatgatataaggtatatattgtagcatactaaaatattgtagcaCATTAAATAATGttaaaaaggggggagggggaaataaaaaataacacttgagggcgccttggtcgcctaggcattTAGGCACCTCTCTACCGCTTTGGGCCGCCTtaccgccttgacaactatgcttagaATTACAAggcgagccttggtgcaacgttAAAgcttgctccattgtgaccaagaggCCGTGTGTTCgattctggaaacagcctctctgcgaaagcaggggtaaggctgcgtatattgtgaccctccccagaccccgtagtggcgggaacctcgtgcactgggtacgccctttttttagaATTATAAAGACTTTGGTCCATAGTACATTCTAAGTCTATGTTCCGTTTTTGAGTCCATTTTggagttgttttaagtcatttaTTGCTCAATAAAGTAAAAAGTTTGATTACTGGTTGGTTTGAGCTATTTCGTGTCATGTTAAGAGTGAGTTAATTGGATCGAAGCGATAGTGTCATCATTTTCTGGAATTGAATTATTTGTGATATCCAGGTCAcaatttgtatctctttgttGAGATACCGGAATAGTAACCGATTCAATAAATCTATGGAGTTCCCGAAGTAATTGATTTATCTTATAATTAATCAACGATTTCTTACATAGCTACAATGGCCCTAACAAATTACGGATCctaatacaatatatatatatagccagCCATTAAGGTACACGGATTTGATGAATAAAAGTTGGCGTTTTGCCTCTATGTTTGACACAGTTAGAAGTTCAATTAATTAaagttattgtactttttggTTTTGCTCTTTTCAATAGGATTTAGTAGGTTAAGTTAATTTTGAATTCTGTTTCAGTTTAGATTAGAGAGAGTTAGAGTCAGGTTATGTTTTAGTAATAGGAAGGACTACgatttcttttgctttaatctATATAATAGCATGTAACCAAAGATTATGGAttagattttggattttggaattgAATGAAAGTGCTCACCATGTCGCTGCCCAGAGTTGGTGTGACGGTCTTTCTCCCTCCTCTGAACTCCTCTCTCGTTTAAGGTCTgatcttccccttctcttaaGTTATTCTTCATCTATTCTATTTACCATATTATTCACCTCCCAGATTAGTCCCTATTTAATTTACTTTCCTGTTACCTCCATTCGCTTACTGTTGCCCTGttttagagctgatttgggaacCCATAGAAGTCGATCGAACTCACTGTTTGTAACTCCGATTGGCATGGAGACTTGGTCGAGGGTTCTCCTTCCATAGGCGACTCAAACCCTAGGATCTGATCACCCAATTCCTTCCCTGTTGTCAGTTTGAATTCAGCAATCAAAGACGATTCCTAGAGTTCCGCCTAAGTCTGTTGCTGAGTTTTTTTAATCAAGTTTTCTTGCTGATTCGACTGGTTCTTGGTTGGGTTCCACAGATCTGTGGGTTAACAACCTGATTCTGAGATTTTATCTTGATTGGAGGTCATATGGGCGAGTTTTCTCAATCGATCTGCAGTTGGGTTACTGCTGGTAGGTAAAgtcgtgaggaagaagaagcctttCCACGTTATCTGCAATTAAACCCCTTTATTTCGTTAGACTACTCGACTGTCCATGACCCTTGAACTTTATTTCCGTTGAATATCTACCCTGAATTTTAATCCTAGAAAACCCCTTCACTTCAAGTTCAATTTACTGTTGGTCCCCTCACTTGTTATTTTACATATAAAGTGCAAAACTGCTTCAGGAATTACAGATTTGCCATTGGTTCTTCATATTTGGGAATTATTGAATTTTTGGATCCATAGCGATTCAGCTTTAAGGGTTTCGTAACCAGAATCGCATCAATGTTCTGTGTGATTCAGAATAATTTTTGTGAAATGCAGCAGCAACCCTTGGTGAGATGCTATGGTAGACTTTGTGGGATTACAATCAAGTTCCAGGTTAGAGGCTTGGTCCATATCATTCtactcttcttctattcttcttcctccttatCCATCCATCAATTCAGGTTAGTTTTTGCAACTTTATTTCCTGCACCTATTTTATATGGTTATGTATTCTGACTCAAGTTCCTGCTCAGTACTTCTTTCCTTAATCAGAATTGAGTCTCAATTACTGTCTGAACCTTAAAAATCATGTCTTTAATCTGGTTTCAGGGTTATCCTACACTTAATAGGAATCTCCTAAATCTCCAGTTTAGATCTTAGATTTCAGATCTGTCAACcataattttcaaattttgatttttgtgccAAGTTCTTAGAGTCCTACTTTAAGTTGGATTCTTAATTCTACTTGTTTTGAAGATCCGATTCCCTTCACTATTTCAGATTATAAATCTCTTTTAAATTCAGATATTTGATCATTAATTTGATATTTTGAGGAGTTATTCTTGAACATTAAAGTgaccttggacaagaatttcaTTCCCATATGAGTTGAGAATTATTAGATATTGAAATTCTCTTGAATCTGGTCTGtgctttttttggtttgctttGGATTTCTTAACCTAATCACTTTCGGATTCTAGAAACCCATCAGACCGAAAAGGAAAAGGTTAGCTTACTTCAATTAAGAAAGCAAGTAAATAGCACGAAACATTTGGTGAGACAATCAAATTATTCTTGGCGCTAAAACTTACCATGTGCATTAAGCCATTAAGAATCAAATTTTCAATCTACATTCCTAAATTGTTTCCAAACCCTCATTTCCAGTTTTTTAAAAACTTCACCTTTCAAGATTCAGCAATGTTGATCAATCCCATCCATGTCTGCCAAAaaagttcttttttccataaagCTAGCATACTTATCCTTGCAGGTTTCCATTTCCTTATTACAAACCTTGAACATGCTAACGGAAAATTTTTCTACAGTCAACACTAAAATGTTTGATGTAGAAAATATCCTTCCCAGAAGGTTTCAACACCAACACTCCCAACCCCTTCCTTTCCCAGGAATCTATTTACATACGTTCTCATCAGAACTCCATAAAAGAGGTCGTATCTATAAAATCAGTGGCTGGAGTCAAGAGTTATTTGaaaattcccttcttttttttttttttttggggggggcggGGTGGTGGGAGAGGGAGCTCAACGCTGGAGCCTGTAATCATGGTTTTCAACCAGATTCATTAAGCTTCTGACTCGCTCCACCATTTCAACATTCTTGGTCAGGAACAAACAATGAACGAGGGTGTGGATCATCATAACCCCCAAGCTTATTGGAGTAAAACCCACCAATAATCAAATACCAATTTTTCCTCGACCCAAACCCACCAATAGTCAATaccaatttgaattttttttttttggggggtgattAATACCAATTTGATTGCAAGTCCCTTCAAATAAACATGACATCGATTTTCTGAAACATTGCCAATGATGCGAAATTGGACGAatcgggggggggggtgttttcAGATTTATAGAAGAAACATCTATGAAAA
The sequence above is a segment of the Telopea speciosissima isolate NSW1024214 ecotype Mountain lineage chromosome 7, Tspe_v1, whole genome shotgun sequence genome. Coding sequences within it:
- the LOC122667237 gene encoding putative pentatricopeptide repeat-containing protein At1g17630, giving the protein MSSTHSTVYRTLVSQIDEILYSSTTTTINNNNNILDSFDRFLKQCTTVEESKQIHAQIILSGAYRFAFLAARLISIYSRFGLVADARTVFCSVPVECSFNILLWNSILRTNLSHGHSEESLRLYLQMCNLGIFPDGFTFPLVVRACASLGNSKLCKIMHAHVVLSGFQFHLHVANELMGMYAKIGQMCFARKLFDRMPHKSSTSWNTMVSGFALNIDCDGALEIIGMMEEEGLEPNLVTWTSLLSAHARCGMHGEVLGLFGDMRMRKNGATAEAVAVVLSVCAYFDAFSQGKEIHGYVIRGGFEDYVFVKNSLICVYGKHGNTEAAKKLFSEIKIKNLVSWNALISSFADAGFCDEASMFFSQLENTKDQLMRPDVVTWSALIGGFSSKGQADKSLEFFRQMQHVNVKPNSVTVASILSVCAEVAALHLGREIHGHVVRALMDKNILVGNGLVNMYTKCGSLKQGRLVFDWIKSRDLISWNTMILGYGMHGFGEDALSTFSEMVRARMKPDGITFVALLSACSHAGLVNEGRELFDQMIREFKVRPKMEHYACMVDLLGRGGQLQEASEIVKMMPMEPNECVWGALLNSCRMYRNTEVAEEIASRIFSLKSETTGSYMLLSNIYAACGRWEDSAKVRWLARSKGLKKSTGQSLIEVHKMVYMFSAGNTSHLGLNEVYEILKDLVLRMEIEGYIPDKSFVLQDVDEEEKKQILYGHSEKLAIAFGHSKLPSNMPIRVIKNLRVCGDCHNWTKFFSKMTKREVIVRDGRRFHHFMDGLCSCKDYW